A single Pseudomonadota bacterium DNA region contains:
- a CDS encoding FAD/NAD(P)-binding protein, whose protein sequence is MSKLPFVDVLDNTVSSHIKDDMSSFEYTYKAEITNLYQLTAAEKLYQLQIIDPKQRRDFTFRPGQFVMLEIPGIGEAPFSISSSPIRHGDIELCIRAVGNLTNFLNRLQRGTNVGISGPFGTSFPVEKMEGQNVMLIAGGLGIVPLRAPIFSVLENRSRYQEVDIIYGAIKPDSLLFTYQYETWRQFDINLNITVDQPDSSWTGPVGRVTDILQKRIDEITNFADTTYVIACGPPIMFKFVCDMVMKKGLPMHKMFVSLERRMHCGRGKCCRCNIGSTYTCLKGPVFDYWSVLNLKEAI, encoded by the coding sequence ATGAGTAAACTACCATTCGTCGATGTCCTTGATAACACGGTCTCTTCCCACATCAAAGATGACATGAGCAGTTTTGAGTACACCTATAAGGCTGAAATAACCAATCTATACCAACTAACCGCCGCAGAAAAACTGTACCAGTTACAGATCATCGACCCGAAACAAAGAAGAGATTTTACCTTCCGCCCAGGTCAGTTCGTCATGCTTGAGATACCAGGCATCGGTGAAGCTCCTTTTTCCATCTCTTCCTCCCCGATCCGGCATGGTGATATCGAGTTATGTATCAGGGCAGTCGGCAACCTGACTAACTTCCTGAACCGTCTACAACGCGGCACCAATGTCGGAATCAGTGGTCCGTTCGGCACCAGTTTCCCGGTGGAAAAAATGGAAGGCCAGAACGTCATGCTGATTGCCGGTGGCCTGGGAATTGTTCCTTTGCGGGCCCCAATTTTCTCCGTATTGGAAAACCGAAGCCGCTACCAGGAGGTAGACATCATTTACGGTGCCATAAAGCCCGACTCACTCCTCTTCACCTATCAGTATGAAACGTGGCGCCAGTTTGACATCAATCTCAATATCACCGTTGACCAACCTGATTCTTCATGGACCGGGCCGGTGGGCCGGGTCACCGATATCCTGCAAAAAAGAATCGATGAAATCACCAATTTCGCCGACACCACATACGTAATCGCCTGCGGACCGCCGATCATGTTCAAATTTGTCTGCGACATGGTCATGAAAAAAGGACTGCCTATGCATAAAATGTTCGTCTCCCTGGAAAGAAGGATGCACTGCGGGCGTGGCAAGTGCTGCAGATGTAATATCGGATCGACCTATACCTGTCTGAAGGGTCCGGTTTTTGATTACTGGTCGGTACTGAATCTGAAAGAAGCAATCTAG
- a CDS encoding 4Fe-4S dicluster domain-containing protein, with product MIFKVFDKAELQKLFEIIAINPVVGPVSRGLDRNGLPLVDFDYVYDFDDLCLDYRNTTHSLKRFFLPYRENLCSFEMNGDNWDKIIDLNVYKTHVFFGIHACDINGLNKLEKVLTGNVYPDPYFTAKRQNMFIIALNCLSPLPSCFCRSMGTDTLLHGFELLLTDLGDRFFAEIQSSKAFNILKAIETRDPEEHDHERYMEVIEDKNKSFMTQVDTTDLTKILDMEFQADVWKEWGDKCLACGTCANVCPTCYCYGVEENVDLELQGASKTRHLHSCNLIDFAQVAGGHNFRPERHVRLKYRFYHKHRGFVEAYEESLCVGCGRCGNACLAGITVPEVIASVRGKEHSHE from the coding sequence ATGATATTCAAGGTTTTCGACAAAGCAGAGTTGCAAAAACTCTTTGAGATTATTGCCATCAACCCGGTGGTCGGGCCGGTCAGTCGGGGGCTAGACCGTAATGGTCTTCCCCTGGTCGATTTTGATTACGTCTATGACTTCGATGATCTATGCCTTGACTACCGCAATACCACCCACTCTCTCAAACGTTTTTTTCTCCCCTACCGGGAAAATCTCTGTTCGTTTGAGATGAACGGCGATAACTGGGATAAAATCATTGATCTAAATGTCTATAAAACACATGTTTTTTTCGGGATCCATGCCTGCGACATCAATGGACTGAACAAGCTTGAAAAAGTGCTGACCGGCAATGTCTACCCTGACCCATATTTTACCGCCAAGCGCCAGAACATGTTTATCATCGCCCTTAATTGTCTTTCCCCACTGCCCTCCTGCTTTTGCCGCTCAATGGGGACGGACACTCTTCTGCATGGCTTCGAACTGCTGCTAACCGATCTGGGTGATCGTTTCTTTGCCGAAATCCAGTCCTCAAAGGCCTTCAATATCCTCAAGGCGATTGAAACCAGAGATCCCGAAGAACATGACCATGAACGCTACATGGAAGTCATAGAGGACAAAAACAAAAGTTTTATGACCCAAGTCGACACCACCGATCTCACCAAAATACTGGACATGGAATTCCAGGCCGATGTCTGGAAGGAATGGGGTGATAAATGCCTGGCCTGCGGCACCTGCGCCAATGTCTGCCCGACTTGCTATTGTTACGGAGTTGAAGAAAACGTCGATCTGGAACTCCAGGGAGCCTCCAAGACCAGGCATCTTCATTCGTGCAATCTGATTGATTTTGCCCAGGTTGCCGGCGGCCATAATTTTCGGCCGGAGAGACATGTCCGTCTGAAATACCGTTTCTACCATAAACACCGGGGGTTTGTTGAGGCCTATGAAGAATCATTGTGCGTTGGTTGCGGCCGCTGCGGCAATGCCTGTCTGGCCGGAATAACCGTGCCGGAAGTCATTGCCAGTGTCCGGGGCAAGGAGCACAGCCATGAGTAA